Genomic segment of Nostoc sp. TCL240-02:
CTACCCAAAAATAAAAATTTCCGTTAGTGCGACAGTTTGGCACACACTTTCTATCCGATACATTCCGCCAAACCAATCACATCAGTTTCATTCATATAGCAATACGCTTGGGTTAAGGGCTACTGGCAAAAATTTTGGTTTTTCGAGACGCGATACGCCGTCTCTACAAATGTTTTGGTCTGATCTGAACTGTATTAAGATATGAGCGGTAAGAATCCCTAATTAAGGTTTGTGGCAAAAGCCTTGTAATATCATGTCCGGCTGATTAGTTATAATTTCCGCATCTGTGTAAAAACCTGAAAATCCTTTCTCCCCGTGCCCCCTGCTCCCTGCCCTCTGCCCCCTGTCCCCTGCCCCCTGCCCCCTTGCAGTCTTAATGATAAGTCTTTAACCGGACACAATACAAGTTCAGTTGCGCGGGATTTGTGAAGTAGTGCGATCGCGGCTTGATATCATTAGAAAAGCGATCGCGGTTCCGTATGAGCGATCGCTAGATTAATCCCTAACCACAGGGATTGATTATGACAATTATATTTGTTGTAGTACTTTAATGATTGCAGTGCTAGCCCCCTCATTTCGACACTCTTAAAAGATAAAAAGAATTGCTCTACTGTAATATTAGAAGAAAGTAAAAATTCAAAATTTGGGTTCCTTTTTCAATACCATTATTTGTCTCAAAATAGCCGTACACAATGGACTGTCACTATCTAAAAAACCATTCACGATCGTAAAGTGGTTTTCATTGGGCTGTGGTAAATATTCACCAGGCAATTCTTTTTCTTTCCATGCAGCCAGAAAATCTAGCGATTGTCGTTCAAACTCTGAAGTCTCTTTGCCGCCATAAGTTACAAGTAGAGAACCAGCTTTTTCAGGAAGATGACGGATAGGACTATTGCGAAGAACTTCACCCCAAGTCAATTGTATTTTGGGTTGTAGCCAAGTGTAGGGAAATGGCATCAAATCAAATAAACCGCTAATAGCACAACCACCTTTAATGATGTCATCTGGTAGTCCATAGTCGTTTTTCCAGTCTGTAGCCATAAGCATCGCAGTTAAGTGACCACCGGCTGAGTGACCAGCTACATGGATGCGATTGGGGTCTGCACCAAAGCTTTCTGCGTTATTATAAATCCAGGCGATCGCTGAACGATTTTGGCGGACAATCTCATCAATGGTTACTTTGGGACACAAGGCATAGTTGACCACCACCACTGTAACATTGGCAGCTACAAGACCTTGGGCGACAAAGCTAAAATCTTTACTGTCGGACATTATCCAATAGCCACCGTGGATAAATACCAAAATTGGTGCTTGTGGTTGCGTTGCAGGAAAAATATCTAGATGTTCGACTACGGTAGAACCAAAAACAACATTTAGATGACAGCGTAATTTTTCACGCACCTTAGCACTGTTTGCGGCATACAAATTCATGTATCCAGGTATATCAAGACCTAGTTCACTGGGATTGTACTGGTAATCTAGCTCGGCTTGAGTTTGAAAATTTTGATACAGCATTGAGTTTTCTGGTTTAGGGCAAATGATTTTAATCAAAACAAATTCATTCTGTTAGCGGATAGCTAGGGTTTAGCCCATTCTGACTCCTGAACGAAAAAGCGGATAGCGCAGCGTAA
This window contains:
- a CDS encoding alpha/beta hydrolase → MLYQNFQTQAELDYQYNPSELGLDIPGYMNLYAANSAKVREKLRCHLNVVFGSTVVEHLDIFPATQPQAPILVFIHGGYWIMSDSKDFSFVAQGLVAANVTVVVVNYALCPKVTIDEIVRQNRSAIAWIYNNAESFGADPNRIHVAGHSAGGHLTAMLMATDWKNDYGLPDDIIKGGCAISGLFDLMPFPYTWLQPKIQLTWGEVLRNSPIRHLPEKAGSLLVTYGGKETSEFERQSLDFLAAWKEKELPGEYLPQPNENHFTIVNGFLDSDSPLCTAILRQIMVLKKEPKF